The genomic DNA TAGCTGCCAAAGCcccttcctttctttctttcatcgCTGATCCTTAAGATGCACGCATCGGGGCAGCAACAAGGGCCCACCCCACTGAGCAAGCTCCTGTACTGTACGGAGCACAAGCAGTTCATTGGGCTCGATTTTCGCAATCATACTGGTTCCACCAATTACCGTCTAGAATTCGACAGTTCCGAGATCGGGCCAGAACCGTAGTATGCTAAGATCTACTGTAGGCAACATTTTCCGCAGTTCCAGAGATATTTCAACGGCGAAAGCTTGTTCCTTTTGTCTTGGCGGATATGGCCAAGTTATTGGTAAAGCCCGCAGTCAAAGGAACCGGTGATCAAACCCATTTCactccctctctttctctctctgtttgtGCGTGGAGGAAACGTGCCCGCCCGCTCACGTTCCGTTTGGGCGGGTAAACAACTCATGGAGTTAGCATGCGAAGCTGCAGGGAGGTGGTGACTGGTGGGGTCCACGCTTGCGCATGGAGGATTTACCATTGGACCTAATGATTGTGACCAAAAAGGTGACCCCTTTGGATCTCTTCCCCTTTTTATATTCTTCCTTGGTTATAGTGAAAATATATACTAGGAATCTGCAGGTTGTCTTTAGACGTGGCGTGCGCAGCAAAGTATGGCAGTTTAGATGTTTGTAGGAATGCTTGTTAGAGAGTTGCATTTGTTGAATTGGTTTTCTTGTGGGTTATCACTAATATGGAATAGGATATTAGGAACCCTTTTAGCTTGTGATCTAGTTTAAATGCGTTTATGGCATTCCTTAAGGCTAATTTTGATTTCTTATCAATGTGGTTAGTTGCTGATAAACTGAACCTTTTCTGGCACTTAGTCCTTGGTTTTGCTACAAGGAGCCAATAGTTCATCCTTATGTGTGAATGCAAATAATGGAAAGAAGAGTGTTGAGTTGTTGaacaaagagagaaaaagttAGGATGTTTACTTGTTTGATTGTTACAAGAAATTGGTGAGGACAGCGTTTTGTCCAGATCTTGTGTTCCTGTTTGACGATTGTTGCTAAGATGAGCTGCCTGGCTGTTGAATCTCTCTGAGATTAAGCTGCAATATATTTGTTTATCTTCATGGGACATCAATTCGATTCCGTTAGACTATGGACAGGATCCTTCTAAATCATTGGGTAAAAATTGACTTAGTTTGGTGAAAGGCGAATATACTTGCTGCACCGAAGTAGTCGTGAGCGAAAACTTTGAATCGGTCTGCCACATTTggttcccaaaaaaaaattatgtcgctgatttcataataattgtttcatcataataaaaattttgccACATTTTGACTGATTGATGAAAAGGAGGATGAGGTCATATGGAAAGATATACCAAAGGCTCCTTCTCCCTCAATAGTGCTTGGAATGCCATGAGAGTGAAGCGCAACATAGTCCCTTGGTTTAAGCTCATTTGGTTCTATCCTAGTGTTCCATGGCAATGCTTCATTAGCTGGTTGGCCATTCAAAATAGACTTAACGCTCTAGAGAAAATAGCAGTTTGGAATAATGGGGTGGACACCACTTGTGTTCTTTGCAGTAACGAGGTTAAGTGTAGAGATCATTTTTTCTTTGCATGCTCTGCCACAGGGAAAATATGGAAGGAAGTCTTAAGAAGTTGTGGCATTCACAGGAGGGTTGGAAGCTGGTATTATGAGCTCAATTGGGCTGTCATGAATCTCAAAGGCAAAGCATTCACAAGTCGCTCCTCAAGATTGCATGGAATTCATATGTTTACACGATTGGCTTTTTGGAGACAAAATGATCTCTCTGCAGCAAGTTTGGATTTCTATTCGAAATACAGTGCAGGGAAGACTTCTGGCCATTCTTGACTTAGAGAAAATGATAAGGAATGAGGCACAGAAGAAGCTCTTAACTCTTAAGGGATTGGGGCGTTTTCAGATAGTTATTGCTGCTGTATTTCGTTTAGAGCTCTTCTAGGGGCTTTTGTGTGGGCCGGCGTGCCCGTTGGAATTTAATGCCTTGTACTGGACTGAGGCCTGCTACTGTAGGCTCGATTGTATTTGGTCGTTTTATCAATAAGCGCTAAGCTGGTttcgaccaaaaaaaaaatttgtttctCCAATTCTATTGCGATTGGAGATCTTTGTACCCATATACACATGCCTGCTGCATGCAGATGGCAAACGCAATTGCTAACTGGGGAATAGGGAGTTGGGAGTTAGAGTTACCCACTAGGGACGAGGGAAACATGCGACAATACTAGAAAACTAACCAGAAACAAGAGCTAGAGAGCAAATTTTCACCTGCAAAGCAATTAGTGGGCTTAATCAGGAGTCCAGTCTAACACATATTCCTTTTGTTCCCCCTCTTCTAGGGTCAAATCTGGCTTAATAATCTCGATTCTGCACTTATTTCTAAGTACAAATTCCTTTTAGCAGTAGGGACCATGTTCATGAATCTTAAGAGCTCATTATATTTTCGTCAATATATCACCATTTTGTGCTGAAAATTGCCAGAAGTAATTATGTTGGAGGTTGGAGTCGGAGAAAGAAGAAACTCCTTTTGTACTTTGAGCTTGAGCTTCTTCACTAGGTATTATCTTCTGACCACACAACATCATAAATAAACTGCAGGATTCAGAAGATGATAGAACGGAAGCAAAAGGCAAGAATGTCGCGGTAATGATGCGGAGTTGCATGTAGAATAACCTGCCACAGGGCAAAGATGTTCACTCCAACCCAAGGTATTTCTTTTGTTCATGCAATTCTCTGACCTTTTTCGTGCTAGTAAATAGTTATCTCATTGGAAATTCAAGAATTGAGAATGTACATTATACAGCTGAAACTCCGATGACTAGCCGAATTTTAATAAAAGCTCCCAAAAAATGCCAAGACATCTTCATTCGTCTTTCACGTATCTTGATATGAAAGACAGGAAGCGGTGGCATATGTGCTGTTGCCAAATCCTAAGAAACTTCATTCACCCTACTGCCAAGCATACCTCTTTAACATATGCATGCTTCCTTTATAAGCAAACCGATAGTATTATAAAAGAGTTTATGAGGAAATCTCTGATATCATATTTCATCAGGAAGATGCAAAAGTGCCTTAATTCTCTTCCGATTCGAAACCTTCCTTTTCCTGCCACCCGTTTCTTAGACAAATCACGTATTACCTGAGGAGCATAATATACATGCTTTCTTCACAAATTGAATGGACTTCAGAATTCAACTTTGGGGAAGCATTCGTTCGACAGGATCCCAGCCTTCTTATTGGGGGTCAAATTATCAACCACCAATTTACACGTGACCTGGACCTTGAACTGCCTCAGTGGGAACTCCCCGATCACGACGCTCACCGGAACCGTAACCTTGACTTCCATTGGGATCTTCCCCGATTTCCTGTTGTCCATGAGGGCTTCCTGGAGGCCTGACCCGAAGTCACTCTTTCCCTTGAGGATGACCTTGATCATGGTGACATTCTTGTAGCCCTGATGGAAAGCGGGGATCTGACCTGAGCACAGGGTTGAGTCTTGATAGACCACCTCGACCGAGCTGTCTTTCCCGTAAGTGAACCCAATTTTAGAGTTAGGGTTATCAGCCTTGACGGTGACAGCAAACTCGGTGTAGAGGCTGAAGTCGGGCTTCATATCAAAGTGAGCAGTGGTAAATTCCTCAACCTTGTAGGAAGGGACCTGGGGCTGGTACACCGCGTAGAAGTAGAAGGCAAGGGTGCCTAGGAGGAAGATGAGGAGGACGAGGAAGCAATAGCAGCAGCATATGCATCGGAGGCAGCAATTCCCACCGGACTTATGACTTTTTGACTGGTAACGGGGGACGTTACGGCGGTACGGGGGTGGGCGAATGCTGCCCTGATTTTCAGGGAGCATAACGTATTTGGGAGGGTGAGGATCCATGTTTGTGGCTGAGGCCTCAAAGTCTACAGGGTAGACTCTGTGATGCTGCATCTAGTCCAttggaggagaggagaggagaggagaggagaggaggaagaggaagaaagaagaaaagagaacaAAACAATGGAAGAtgtttttgaatatttttgtcttttttcttccTGTCCGCCCAAATTCAGGAGGGAGAGAAAATGTTGGGAGGATGGAGAgaaatggaaggaaaaagaaatgggAGGAGACTGTTTTAGGAAAGAATGTCGACTCCACTGATCAAGGAAGCCATTGTTGAAAGCGTGTGGATGTTAAGAAATTCTCAGCCAATTCTTGTTTGATCCCCCCAACCGATGATATATCCATGGCCTTCCCTTATTTGGTTCCTTTTACTATTTTTGGCATGGATTATAGAACATTCATATCTTGCTTTCGGTATTGGCCGGGAAGTTCCTTCTCGAATTTGGACAATCAAAAAACATACCTATTGTGTCGATATTTGCAGAAAAGCCTGTCATGGTATCTACTGTTTTTTGCTTGGTTTTATTGCTCTCATTTTCGCCTTGTAGGATAGAACTTTTGTGTCGATGGATCTGGGTCGAGCATACCGATCAAGCCCGAAACAAGAAACCAAATGTT from Punica granatum isolate Tunisia-2019 chromosome 2, ASM765513v2, whole genome shotgun sequence includes the following:
- the LOC116196826 gene encoding NDR1/HIN1-like protein 6; the encoded protein is MQHHRVYPVDFEASATNMDPHPPKYVMLPENQGSIRPPPYRRNVPRYQSKSHKSGGNCCLRCICCCYCFLVLLIFLLGTLAFYFYAVYQPQVPSYKVEEFTTAHFDMKPDFSLYTEFAVTVKADNPNSKIGFTYGKDSSVEVVYQDSTLCSGQIPAFHQGYKNVTMIKVILKGKSDFGSGLQEALMDNRKSGKIPMEVKVTVPVSVVIGEFPLRQFKVQVTCKLVVDNLTPNKKAGILSNECFPKVEF